From Oryzias melastigma strain HK-1 linkage group LG17, ASM292280v2, whole genome shotgun sequence:
attaatGCATCGCGAAATAACTACACATCTACTGAACTATTGAGCTCCCTTATAATAATGAAGAATAGCAAACAAAAGGTTTGATAAAgcggaaaaaaatcaaatataacaaaccaattatgaaaaatagcacttatcaataaaaaagtaaggattcgtggaaaaaaacagaacatttgaagacttttaaaaatgtaattacatgatttgtgtgtgcgcgcAACGCTTTTCAATGAATTATGTCCTCTTcgttttatctatttatttttttaatgagaaaaaaacattcaggttCTAAAATCTGTAAGGTTGTTTCTGCGaaatcaaaaatgttgacaaatacagttttggtatgtttcagtctttttctgttttgaaaagagatctttgtttttctgcggTTTTTGCTTCTAGATGCTCAACGACAACATGCCTgtgaggaggatgaggatgaaTGGCAGCACTGTCGCCAGGAGAGACACTCCAGTCTGGACCAAGCAGATCCAGAATCTCCACAGATCAAAGAGGAAGTGTTCAGCGATCAGGACGAAGAGGAGCTGCTCCCGAATCAAGAGGATGTTGTGAAGGTGGAGTTCAAGACCGAAAGTGAAGAAGCATCTGAGGACGGTGAGTTCAAGGAAGAGGCGGTTcaacaaactggatgtaaaataTGATCAAGATGTCTGTGGTAAAGCTGGACAGAACAGATATGTAAATTCTAACTGACAGAGAAATCCCTCATGTTTCCATCTTAAGTTAAAGACAATGAGCCCCTGTAGTGAAAGTACTCAGGAAGGATCAGTTTTTAAGCTCAGTTAGTGTATATAGAGACCTGGACAAACCGAGGcaacatcacccatagaaaatgccttacctctggcTCCAGCGAAATGATTCCAATTCAGTAACCGTTTTTCCGAGATACGGACGTCGCCATCTTGAAGCCAGACGagagtgattggtcagagtctgTCTAAATCCACGTTTCTAGGGCAACTACAGTCGCTAACCACGTTCCACGtgcacaccccttccactgaaagcagttCAGGAGAATCTGCCAATCAAACATCCggggtgggggccagcgggcatcacatgcttttattgaggccacgccccctcagaggagattttgcagAGGAAGGCTTCCGATCAActtgaaaaatggctttttaagacatttaggttgtggtattttgattaaaagcatcataatcataattaaagcactactggtaacatttttttaataaaaaattgtcacagggactttaaaaatatacaggGGGGTAAAGATAGAATGACTCGACATAAAAAGTAAGTCCCATTTCCCCCTCTTATATCACAGCAGTTCCATTTCTTTTGTCTGTCATTTAAACTTTGACCTCCCAAACCTCCTTAAGTCCGATCAGGTAAGTTAGGCTCCACCTGTAATCAAACAGAACTCAAATAAGTTCAAATTCTTGTCATTCTCATTCAGGTGTTAACTGTACCATACATATGGTTattcttcatgttttatttcCAATGCTTTGTTAAGtgcattttaaactatttagaGAGCTGCCAACTCATCTGTCCCTTCAGACTTTTAACATGAATCTCTGTCCTCTGGGTTGTAAAAATATCAATCAGACCACAGGTTTGAggccagtgtgtgtgtgtgtttttaataaaatactttgtttcCCTTTTCTCACTTCAAGTATTTAACTTATTCTTCTGTTGTCATTTTTCACAGATGCTCCACAACTTTGTTTACGCATTCAgcaagaagaggaggaggaagtcgAGGAAAGGAGCTTCAGTGAGGAGGAACCAGAGCTTCtgcagattaaagaggagcaggaagagcTTTGTATCAGTGGGGACAAGGAGCAGTTGGaactgaagcaggagactgatGCCTCCATGGTTACTGGGTATGATCAGGAAAAGATGGACTTCAAATCAGAACCATGTGAGAGCCCAGTTCCGATCCGAGACAGTGATTTTGTGACAGTCATCCTGGACAGTCCTTCACATGAGAGCTCACATTCCTGCGACACATGTGGAAAAGTCTTTGCTCAACGTCGCAGTTTGATAACTCACATGAGAATACACACAGGTGAGAAGCCCTACTCGTGTGATACATGTGGAAAAAGGTTCCTGGAATCGTCAACGTTAACTGTCCACAAGAGAACGCACACAGGCGAGAAGCCCTACGTTTGTGATACGTGCGGAAAAAGTTTTAGTCAGAGTTGCTACATGGCTGTGCATAGGAGAACACACACAGGTGAGAGGCCTTATTGCTGCAAAACATGTGGAAAGTCCTTCTCTGCCTCCTACAAGCTGACTGTCCATAACAGGAGTCACACCGGCGAGAGGCCCTATTCCTGTGAAATATGTGGTAAAGACTTTCGGGACAGTTACGGCATGACCAAACACATGAAGACTCACACAGTCGAGAGGCTGTTTTCCTGCAAAATATGTGGGAAAGGGTTCAATCAAAGCAGATATCTGGCTGTTCATATGACCATTCACACAactgaaaagcctttttcttgtgaaatatgccaaaaaacgtacagCTACGCTTACATTCTGACTAAGCACATGAGGACTCACACAGGTGAGAGGCCTTTTTCATGTGA
This genomic window contains:
- the LOC112144306 gene encoding zinc finger protein 2, which translates into the protein MEISRKQRPNSQRIDAQRQHACEEDEDEWQHCRQERHSSLDQADPESPQIKEEVFSDQDEEELLPNQEDVVKVEFKTESEEASEDDAPQLCLRIQQEEEEEVEERSFSEEEPELLQIKEEQEELCISGDKEQLELKQETDASMVTGYDQEKMDFKSEPCESPVPIRDSDFVTVILDSPSHESSHSCDTCGKVFAQRRSLITHMRIHTGEKPYSCDTCGKRFLESSTLTVHKRTHTGEKPYVCDTCGKSFSQSCYMAVHRRTHTGERPYCCKTCGKSFSASYKLTVHNRSHTGERPYSCEICGKDFRDSYGMTKHMKTHTVERLFSCKICGKGFNQSRYLAVHMTIHTTEKPFSCEICQKTYSYAYILTKHMRTHTGERPFSCETCGKSFYDSSSLTVHMRTHTGEKPFSCEICGKGFSASSRLTIHMRTHTGEKPFSCEKCGKSFSHGQSLTVHMRTHTGERPFSCDICGKSFSLKSYLKVHKRTHTGEKPFSCEICKKAFSHACSLNIHMESHTIERLHYCKVCKKGFNQRTALTDHMKSHK